The Malus domestica chromosome 10, GDT2T_hap1 genome contains a region encoding:
- the LOC103432349 gene encoding nucleobase-ascorbate transporter 4 isoform X1, producing the protein MAGGGGGPQKADEFQPHPIKDQLPGVDFCVTSPPPWRTHSLSVSLTQTHAEHYPVSIILYLPWMMDHRRKFFFFFVSVMFCLVAKKKWVVRKGNGFPEAISSEAILLGFQHFIVMLGTTVFIPTLLVPLMGGGDVEKAEVIETFLFVAGINTLLQTWLGTRLPVVMGASYAFIIPAVSIALSRRFDVYIDPHRRFKETMRAMQGAIAVASFIQLIFGFLGFVRIFGRYLCPLSAVPLVTFTGLGFFAFGFPQLANCVEIGLPALILVVFISQYTMKLKLPIFGRFAILFSVAIVWIYAEVLTAAGAYKKRPYTTQTSCRTDRSGLISAAPWIRIPYPFQWGSPVFNAGDTFAMMAAALVAIIESTGTFIAASRYGSATPIPPSVLSRGVGWLGVSTLLDGIFGSVSGSSASVENAGLLGMTRIGSRRVIQISAAFMLFFSVLGKFGAFLASIPIPIFAALYCVLFAYVASAGLGLLQFCNLNSFRTKFIVGFSLFMGLSVTEYFHEYFLISDRSPVHTRSIWFNNIVQVIFSSPATVGIIVAFFLDLTVSRGHSATRRDSGRHWWEKFQNFNTDSRSEEFYSLPYNLNRHFPSV; encoded by the exons ATGGCTGGCGGCGGAGGAGGACCCCAAAAGGCAGATGAGTTCCAACCTCACCCCATCAAGGACCAGCTTCCCGGCGTCGACTTCTGTGTCACCTCCCCTCCCCCATGGCGTACccactctctctctgtctctctaacACAGACACACGCAGAGCACTATCCTGTTTCCATCATATTATATTTACCATGGATGATGGATCATAggagaaagtttttttttttttttgtttctgtgatg TTTTGTTTGGTTGCCAAGAAAAAATGGGTTGTGAGAAAAGGAAATGGTTTTCCAGAGGCTATTTCCT CTGAAGCCATACTTTTGGGATTCCAGCACTTCATTGTAATGCTTGGGACCACCGTGTTCATCCCCACATTACTTGTCCCTCTCATGGGTGGTGGCGAT GTGGAGAAGGCCGAAGTGATTGAGACTTTCCTCTTTGTTGCTGGGATCAACACACTATTGCAGACTTGGCTAGGGACTCGGCTTCCGGTGGTGATGGGGGCATCATATGCCTTCATCATCCCTGCTGTCTCCATTGCCTTGTCCAGGAGGTTCGATGTCTACATAGACCCCCACCGG AGGTTTAAGGAAACCATGAGAGCAATGCAAGGAGCAATTGCGGTTGCATCTTTCATCCAGTTGATCTTTGGCTTTCTTGGGTTTGtgagaatttttggaag GTATCTTTGCCCTCTCTCTGCGGTTCCTCTTGTAACGTTTACTGGACTTGGGTTCTTTGCATTTGGTTTCCCTCAG CTGGCAAACTGTGTTGAAATTGGATTACCAGCACTGATCCTTGTGGTTTTCATATCACAG TACACGATGAAGTTAAAACTGCCTATATTTGGTCGATTTGCAATACTGTTTTCAGTTGCAATTGTATGGATATATGCAGAAGTTTTGACTGCAGCTGGTGCGTATAAGAAAAGACCTTATACAACTCAAACTAGTTGCCGTACTGATCGTTCTGGGCTGATTAGCGCTGCTCCTTG GATAAGGATTCCCTATCCATTTCAATGGGGTAGTCCCGTTTTTAATGCTGGAGATACTTTTGCAATGATGGCTGCGGCTTTGGTTGCCATTATTGAG TCTACAGGTACATTTATTGCAGCATCAAGATACGGGAGTGCCACCCCCATACCGCCTTCTGTTCTCAGCAGAGGTGTCGGCTGGCTG GGCGTAAGCACTCTTCTGGATGGCATATTTGGCTCGGTATCTGGCTCCTCTGCTTCAGT TGAAAATGCTGGCCTTCTGGGAATGACGCGTATTGGAAGTCGGAGAGTAATCCAGATATCAGCAGCCTTTATGCTCTTCTTCTCTGTATTAG GAAAATTCGGGGCTTTTCTTGCTTCTATCCCAATACCAATTTTCGCAGCTTTGTATTGCGTCCTCTTCGCCTATGTTG CTTCTGCTGGTCTTGGTTTGCTCCAGTTCTGCAACCTAAACAGCTTTCGGACAAAGTTCATCGTAGGCTTTTCTCTCTTCATGGGTCTTTCGGTGACGGAATACTTCCATGAATACTTCCTAATTTCCGATCGCAGTCCTGTTCACACTCGTTCCATTTGG TTCAACAATATAGTTCAAGTAATTTTCTCGTCCCCAGCAACCGTCGGCATCATTGTTGCTTTCTTCTTGGACTTAACTGTCAGTCGTGGACACAGTGCAACTCGGAGAGACAGTGGCAGGCACTGGTGGGAAAAGTTCCAGAATTTCAACACAGATTCCAGGAGTGAAGAGTTCTACTCACTGCCCTACAACCTCAACAGGCATTTCCCTTCAGTTTGA
- the LOC103432349 gene encoding nucleobase-ascorbate transporter 4 isoform X2 has translation MAGGGGGPQKADEFQPHPIKDQLPGVDFCVTSPPPWPEAILLGFQHFIVMLGTTVFIPTLLVPLMGGGDVEKAEVIETFLFVAGINTLLQTWLGTRLPVVMGASYAFIIPAVSIALSRRFDVYIDPHRRFKETMRAMQGAIAVASFIQLIFGFLGFVRIFGRYLCPLSAVPLVTFTGLGFFAFGFPQLANCVEIGLPALILVVFISQYTMKLKLPIFGRFAILFSVAIVWIYAEVLTAAGAYKKRPYTTQTSCRTDRSGLISAAPWIRIPYPFQWGSPVFNAGDTFAMMAAALVAIIESTGTFIAASRYGSATPIPPSVLSRGVGWLGVSTLLDGIFGSVSGSSASVENAGLLGMTRIGSRRVIQISAAFMLFFSVLGKFGAFLASIPIPIFAALYCVLFAYVASAGLGLLQFCNLNSFRTKFIVGFSLFMGLSVTEYFHEYFLISDRSPVHTRSIWFNNIVQVIFSSPATVGIIVAFFLDLTVSRGHSATRRDSGRHWWEKFQNFNTDSRSEEFYSLPYNLNRHFPSV, from the exons ATGGCTGGCGGCGGAGGAGGACCCCAAAAGGCAGATGAGTTCCAACCTCACCCCATCAAGGACCAGCTTCCCGGCGTCGACTTCTGTGTCACCTCCCCTCCCCCATGGC CTGAAGCCATACTTTTGGGATTCCAGCACTTCATTGTAATGCTTGGGACCACCGTGTTCATCCCCACATTACTTGTCCCTCTCATGGGTGGTGGCGAT GTGGAGAAGGCCGAAGTGATTGAGACTTTCCTCTTTGTTGCTGGGATCAACACACTATTGCAGACTTGGCTAGGGACTCGGCTTCCGGTGGTGATGGGGGCATCATATGCCTTCATCATCCCTGCTGTCTCCATTGCCTTGTCCAGGAGGTTCGATGTCTACATAGACCCCCACCGG AGGTTTAAGGAAACCATGAGAGCAATGCAAGGAGCAATTGCGGTTGCATCTTTCATCCAGTTGATCTTTGGCTTTCTTGGGTTTGtgagaatttttggaag GTATCTTTGCCCTCTCTCTGCGGTTCCTCTTGTAACGTTTACTGGACTTGGGTTCTTTGCATTTGGTTTCCCTCAG CTGGCAAACTGTGTTGAAATTGGATTACCAGCACTGATCCTTGTGGTTTTCATATCACAG TACACGATGAAGTTAAAACTGCCTATATTTGGTCGATTTGCAATACTGTTTTCAGTTGCAATTGTATGGATATATGCAGAAGTTTTGACTGCAGCTGGTGCGTATAAGAAAAGACCTTATACAACTCAAACTAGTTGCCGTACTGATCGTTCTGGGCTGATTAGCGCTGCTCCTTG GATAAGGATTCCCTATCCATTTCAATGGGGTAGTCCCGTTTTTAATGCTGGAGATACTTTTGCAATGATGGCTGCGGCTTTGGTTGCCATTATTGAG TCTACAGGTACATTTATTGCAGCATCAAGATACGGGAGTGCCACCCCCATACCGCCTTCTGTTCTCAGCAGAGGTGTCGGCTGGCTG GGCGTAAGCACTCTTCTGGATGGCATATTTGGCTCGGTATCTGGCTCCTCTGCTTCAGT TGAAAATGCTGGCCTTCTGGGAATGACGCGTATTGGAAGTCGGAGAGTAATCCAGATATCAGCAGCCTTTATGCTCTTCTTCTCTGTATTAG GAAAATTCGGGGCTTTTCTTGCTTCTATCCCAATACCAATTTTCGCAGCTTTGTATTGCGTCCTCTTCGCCTATGTTG CTTCTGCTGGTCTTGGTTTGCTCCAGTTCTGCAACCTAAACAGCTTTCGGACAAAGTTCATCGTAGGCTTTTCTCTCTTCATGGGTCTTTCGGTGACGGAATACTTCCATGAATACTTCCTAATTTCCGATCGCAGTCCTGTTCACACTCGTTCCATTTGG TTCAACAATATAGTTCAAGTAATTTTCTCGTCCCCAGCAACCGTCGGCATCATTGTTGCTTTCTTCTTGGACTTAACTGTCAGTCGTGGACACAGTGCAACTCGGAGAGACAGTGGCAGGCACTGGTGGGAAAAGTTCCAGAATTTCAACACAGATTCCAGGAGTGAAGAGTTCTACTCACTGCCCTACAACCTCAACAGGCATTTCCCTTCAGTTTGA
- the LOC103432349 gene encoding nucleobase-ascorbate transporter 4, whose translation MAGGGGGPQKADEFQPHPIKDQLPGVDFCVTSPPPWRTHSLSVSLTQTHAEHYPVSIILYLPWMMDHRRKFFFFFVSVMFCLVAKKKWVVRKGNGFPEAISSEAILLGFQHFIVMLGTTVFIPTLLVPLMGGGDVEKAEVIETFLFVAGINTLLQTWLGTRLPVVMGASYAFIIPAVSIALSRRFDVYIDPHRRFKETMRAMQGAIAVASFIQLIFGFLGFVRIFGRYLCPLSAVPLVTFTGLGFFAFGFPQLANCVEIGLPALILVVFISQYTMKLKLPIFGRFAILFSVAIVWIYAEVLTAAGAYKKRPYTTQTSCRTDRSGLISAAPCAQQSWPMVMDLFPHVIVMIRIPYPFQWGSPVFNAGDTFAMMAAALVAIIESTGTFIAASRYGSATPIPPSVLSRGVGWLGVSTLLDGIFGSVSGSSASVENAGLLGMTRIGSRRVIQISAAFMLFFSVLGKFGAFLASIPIPIFAALYCVLFAYVASAGLGLLQFCNLNSFRTKFIVGFSLFMGLSVTEYFHEYFLISDRSPVHTRSIWFNNIVQVIFSSPATVGIIVAFFLDLTVSRGHSATRRDSGRHWWEKFQNFNTDSRSEEFYSLPYNLNRHFPSV comes from the exons ATGGCTGGCGGCGGAGGAGGACCCCAAAAGGCAGATGAGTTCCAACCTCACCCCATCAAGGACCAGCTTCCCGGCGTCGACTTCTGTGTCACCTCCCCTCCCCCATGGCGTACccactctctctctgtctctctaacACAGACACACGCAGAGCACTATCCTGTTTCCATCATATTATATTTACCATGGATGATGGATCATAggagaaagtttttttttttttttgtttctgtgatg TTTTGTTTGGTTGCCAAGAAAAAATGGGTTGTGAGAAAAGGAAATGGTTTTCCAGAGGCTATTTCCT CTGAAGCCATACTTTTGGGATTCCAGCACTTCATTGTAATGCTTGGGACCACCGTGTTCATCCCCACATTACTTGTCCCTCTCATGGGTGGTGGCGAT GTGGAGAAGGCCGAAGTGATTGAGACTTTCCTCTTTGTTGCTGGGATCAACACACTATTGCAGACTTGGCTAGGGACTCGGCTTCCGGTGGTGATGGGGGCATCATATGCCTTCATCATCCCTGCTGTCTCCATTGCCTTGTCCAGGAGGTTCGATGTCTACATAGACCCCCACCGG AGGTTTAAGGAAACCATGAGAGCAATGCAAGGAGCAATTGCGGTTGCATCTTTCATCCAGTTGATCTTTGGCTTTCTTGGGTTTGtgagaatttttggaag GTATCTTTGCCCTCTCTCTGCGGTTCCTCTTGTAACGTTTACTGGACTTGGGTTCTTTGCATTTGGTTTCCCTCAG CTGGCAAACTGTGTTGAAATTGGATTACCAGCACTGATCCTTGTGGTTTTCATATCACAG TACACGATGAAGTTAAAACTGCCTATATTTGGTCGATTTGCAATACTGTTTTCAGTTGCAATTGTATGGATATATGCAGAAGTTTTGACTGCAGCTGGTGCGTATAAGAAAAGACCTTATACAACTCAAACTAGTTGCCGTACTGATCGTTCTGGGCTGATTAGCGCTGCTCCTTG tGCCCAACAATCATggccaatggtaatggatttgtTTCCCCATGTGATTGTTAT GATAAGGATTCCCTATCCATTTCAATGGGGTAGTCCCGTTTTTAATGCTGGAGATACTTTTGCAATGATGGCTGCGGCTTTGGTTGCCATTATTGAG TCTACAGGTACATTTATTGCAGCATCAAGATACGGGAGTGCCACCCCCATACCGCCTTCTGTTCTCAGCAGAGGTGTCGGCTGGCTG GGCGTAAGCACTCTTCTGGATGGCATATTTGGCTCGGTATCTGGCTCCTCTGCTTCAGT TGAAAATGCTGGCCTTCTGGGAATGACGCGTATTGGAAGTCGGAGAGTAATCCAGATATCAGCAGCCTTTATGCTCTTCTTCTCTGTATTAG GAAAATTCGGGGCTTTTCTTGCTTCTATCCCAATACCAATTTTCGCAGCTTTGTATTGCGTCCTCTTCGCCTATGTTG CTTCTGCTGGTCTTGGTTTGCTCCAGTTCTGCAACCTAAACAGCTTTCGGACAAAGTTCATCGTAGGCTTTTCTCTCTTCATGGGTCTTTCGGTGACGGAATACTTCCATGAATACTTCCTAATTTCCGATCGCAGTCCTGTTCACACTCGTTCCATTTGG TTCAACAATATAGTTCAAGTAATTTTCTCGTCCCCAGCAACCGTCGGCATCATTGTTGCTTTCTTCTTGGACTTAACTGTCAGTCGTGGACACAGTGCAACTCGGAGAGACAGTGGCAGGCACTGGTGGGAAAAGTTCCAGAATTTCAACACAGATTCCAGGAGTGAAGAGTTCTACTCACTGCCCTACAACCTCAACAGGCATTTCCCTTCAGTTTGA